The Nostoc sp. PCC 7524 nucleotide sequence CATAACTAAAGTTCTACGTATAATCTTCGGTGTGTCGAAATTCTGCTTTCTTGTTTGGGTAGGATGATTAATAACTATTGTTGGAGGCTTTCTTGGCTGATGTTTTTGCTCTTTTATTTCTTCACTAAATAAATCAATTTTATTTTGATAATTTTCACAATCATTGAGAATATCAGTCAACTCTCGAAAATTATTATCACTGGATATAATTAATTCATGAGCATCATCTAACCATTCTATAGCAAAGCCAGATTGACCACAAAATGATGAGACAGCTAGTATTATTGTTAATAGATTTTGGCTGTTTTTAATGGTATCAATGACGTAAGTAAGTCGATTTTTAACTTGTAAAACTTCCTCGCTAATATTATTTAATTTTTTTTTGAAAAACCGATTTTTACCTGCTATATTTTGTTCTAAATATTTTTTTATATCTTGAATTTTAATCAACAAACTGGGATATTTAATATTCAAATTAATTTGGTTAACTAAATTAGCATCCACTAAAATATCTGCGGCGATCGCTTGCAACAAATCACCCCATTCCAACCAGCAATTAATTTTGGATTTTAAATTAACTAAAGATATTTCTGTTTCTGGATTGCCAAACTTTTCAGCAATTAATCTGGGGTTGCCAGTAATCGCAGGATTAACTTGTAAAATACTAGGGATTATCAATCCTGTTACCTTATGCTCATCAGGTAGCATACTGATAACAGCACTTTTACTAGCCACAAGACTTAAATTCTGGGTAATCGCTTGTTGAATCTGACGTAGTTGTTCCTGAGCATTATTGATCAGGATAACCTGCTGCATAATTTCCTGAGAATTGCCAATCGTCAGTTTGAGGTGATAAACAATTTTTGGCAGTTCATTAATCAGTGATTCTAAGTCAGCCATAAATATCCCTTGGGGATTAGTTGCAAGTAGATGTAATTAGCCAGAGGTTAGGGGCTAGAGAGATTGAGTAATTAAACTTGAGTTTTATAATCAAAATGGCTTGACAAAACCAAAAACCCCTTATTTGTAGACATTCTGCCCGTATAAGTCTAAAAAATCACAGCAAAGAGATCATAAATCCCATCAACAACAGATTTATAGTTCCCGGAAACTTTGCTAAAGTAACAAGCTCTCCCTCCCCTGCTCCCCCTGCTACCCCTCGCGATTGTATATTTTTTTAGTTGGAAGTCCCCTAGTCCCCCATCCCCAATTGCCCCTTATGCCCAAACCCCAAACCTTATGAATGAAACTGATTTAGCTTTTACCCCAGCATTAGAGTTAGCGCAATTGATTCGCCGCCGGGAAATATCACCGTTAGAGTTGGTTGAAATATATTTAAATCGGATTCAGCAATTGAATCCGCAATTGGGCAGTTATTTTACAGTTACAGCAGATTTGGCGATCGCTGATGCTACAGCCAAAACAGAATTACTCACAACGGCTGCTGAACTACCAGCATTTTTTGGTGTACCAATTTCTATTAAAGACCTCAATGCTGTAGCCGGTGTACCTTGTACCTATGGCAGTCCAGCATTACTGGACAATATCCCAGAATTTGATGATGGAGTTGTCACACGTATAAAACAAGCTGGATTTATTATCCTCGGAAAAACAGCTACTTCCGAACTAGGTTCATTTCCTTACACTGAACCTACAGGATTTCCCCCTGCCAGAAATCCCTGGAATTTAGAATATACCCCTGGTGGTTCCAGTGGTGGGGCAGCCGCCGCAGTCGCCGCCGGATTATGTGCGATCGCCCAAGGTTCTGACGGTGGTGGTTCAATTCGAGGTCCTGCTGCTTGTTGCGGGTTGGTGGGGATTAAGCCAGCACGAGGTAGAGTCAGTAAAGCACCCGTAGGCGATCGCCTCGCAGGACTTGGTGTCAATGGCCCTATTGCCCGTACGGTTGCTGATGCGGCTGCTATGTTAGATAGTATTTCTGGCTACATCACAGGTGATCCTTACTGGCTACCCGATCCAGAACCATCATTTTTAACGGCTGCACAAACCCCTCCAGGGAGTTTGCGAATTGCCTTTGCTACGGATATTCCGCCCTTGGGTGCAGCAGACGCTAACTGTCAACAGGCTGTGTTACATACCGTTAAATTATTAGCAGAATTAGGTCATCAAGTTGAAGAAAAAAGTCTTGATTTTAGTGCGTTAGTCGAACCGTTTCAAATTGTTTGGCAATCTGGAATTGCAGCTGCTGGTATACCACCAGAGGTATTACAGCCTGTAAACCGTTGGCTATTGTCACGGGTTGGAACTGTGGGCGAATACATCCAAGCAGTTTATAAAATGCAGATAGTTGCTCGGCAAATTGTGGCATTTTTTGATACCGTGGATGTGGTGATATTGCCCGTGTACTTACACTCACCTATTCGTGTGGGGGAATGGGCTAATTTAAGTCCTGAAGATACATTCCAACAAATTGTTAACTGGGTTGCCCCTTGTCCTCCAGCCAACGCTACTGGACAACCTGCGATCGCTTTACCTGTAGGTTTTGATAGTAATGGTTTACCCATGAGTGTGCAGCTAATTGGCAAACCTGCGGCGGAAGCCACCATTATCAGCCTAGCTGCCCAACTAGAAGCTGCTAATCCCTGGATTCATCACCGTCCAGGTTTGGTAGTCTAGAGAGACAAGGGAGACAAGGGAGAAGTGTTTACCCAATCCCCAATCCCTACTCCCTACTCTGTAAGTTTGCAACCTTATTCTCCAGTGCAAGGTTACGGGAAAGGGGAGATTATTTTTCATGAAGGCGTTAATCTGTCAAATTTTATACTTTTGTTAGTGACATAATTCAAGTCACCAAAGTAGCAACTACAAGTAAAGAAACTATTGTGCGGTATTTAAATTATTGATAGTCAAAAATCAGAAGCGATCGCATCTGGTGCAGTATCCTCTGAACATATTTAAGACCTACGAAATCCTCTAAAATGTAGGGCTATGTTCCTCATCCCAACATTTATTTTCATGCCAATTACGTCCAGTCTCTTGACAACTGGATTGATTATCAAGCCAAGGAATTGACGTAGCCTGAAATGAAGTATCATTTGTGGCAGCTAGGCAAGATATGAGAAAAGGATAGATAGCCGTAACAGTAGCAACTGTACACGCCATTAATGTGATTGACAATCCACAATATAAAACAGCGTTGCCAGCACGGTTAAGATTTTTCTTTTTATTTGTCAGACAAGTATTTTTTGTAAAACTGGAATTTTGTAGAAACATTATGCAAGCCCTATGAATGTTAATTACTTCATGGGATGCACCCTGAGATTAGTTCCATTTTGTGTTTTAATATATACAATTAACAGGTAGAGATTACTTATTTAAATAATTCGTCTCTAATGAAAGCAATCATCCAATCTCAATCAGTTATTCCACTATGAAATTGTCAAGATATTATCTAGACTTCATGTAGTTTTTATAATTATGCAGTATCTATTAATACTTGAATAGATTATTTTTGTCTGCATACACTGGATGACACACTAATGTAAACTTCTGATGTATCCCGGATATATGCTTTAATCCAGCTTTATGCAAGCAAATTTGTTGACTAACGTGATTTTACCCCTGTCCTTGGCTATTATCATGCTAGGAATGGGTTTATCTTTGCAACCAAAAGATTTTCAACGCGTCACTAAGTATCCAAAAGCAGTCTCAGTAGGCTTGGTAAGCCAGTTAATAGTTTTACCAATCATTGGCTTTTGCATTGCTAAAACTGTACCCATGCAGCCTGTCATCGCGGTGGGATTAATTATCTTGGCATTATGTCCTGGGGGCGTATCATCAAATATGGTGACATATCTAGCCCGTGGTGATGTGGCGTTGTCGGTTACTCTCACTGTGTTGAGTAGTATCATCACAATATTTACCATTCCCATATTTGCTAATTTGGCACTGCAACATTTTTTAGGGCAAGGTGCAGCGATCGCACTACCAATTGGTTCGACAATGTTACAAATATTCCTAATTACAATGGTGCCGATTGGGTTAGGAATGTATATACGCCAGAGGTTTACAGATACGGCTTTGCGCTTAGAAAAAGTAACTAATCGCCTAGCGATCGCCTTACTTGCCCTGATTATTTTGTTAATCTTGATTCGAGAGTGGAATCGCCTCCCAGAATTTATTGTGCAAGTGGGTATTGGGGTGGTGATGTTGAATCTGATTTCAATCTTGGCAGGATTTTTTCTTAGCAAACTATTCCAACTCAATATTGCCCAGCAAATATGTATTGCCATTGAAGTTGGGTTTCAAAATGGCACGCTAGCGATCGCTATCACTGCGGGGCTGCTGAATAATCCAGATATGGCAGTTCCTGGTGCGATTTATGGCTTGTTTATGAATTTTACTGGTTTTGCCATCATTAGCTATGGCAGAAAATTATTTGCCACTAATTCCATGAGTAGAGATTTAGTAGGTAAAGTCTAAGGGCAGCATCAAAATACACAGGTATTAACTACAAACTGGGCGATCGCATAGATAATATTTGTGGAATCCCCAGTCAGGTGCGTCAGTCAGATAAACCCTTAGCAGACAGAAGACATCTCCAAACAAGAATGTAGAGACGTTCTATAGAACGTCTCTACAAGGTTTCTGGAAAACGCATATTGAATTTCTGGAGATGTCTAGAGAAATTATTTGTACTGACGCATTCTACCTATACCTCCAGCACGTTAAGCTGGATGAAGGTAGCAATTCATTGCACTTTTTAGATTAAATTGTCTATCCCTGTTATTTTTAGATTTTCCCTGCTTGAGAAACCTGGAATGCTAGACCAAATTTTTGACTACCTGCACTTTCATCTCAGCATTGAAGCTTCTATAGTCCTGCTGATATTGATATTTTTAGAAGCAGTGCTATCTGCTGACAATGCGATCGCTCTTGCAGCCATTGCCCAAGGACTAGAAGATAAAAAACTGGAACGTCAGGCGCTGAACATTGGTTTAGTCGTTGCTTATGTGCTGCGAATTACCTTGTTGTTGACTGCTACCTGGGTACAAAAGTTCTGGCAATTTGAACTCTTGGGTGCTGCATACCTTCTATGGTTGGTATTCCAACACTTTACCTCGGAAGAAGCTGAAGGCGAACATCACCACGGGCCGCGTTTTACTTCTTTGTGGCAAGCAATACCAGTAATTGCCTTTACAGATTTAGCCTTCTCTTTAGATAGTGTCACAACTGCGATCGCAGTATCTCAAGAAAAGTGGTTAGTGCTAACGGGGACAACCATAGGCATTATCACCCTGCGCTTCATGGCTGGCTTATTTATCCGTTGGTTAGATGAATTTGAAAACCTAGAAGATGCAGGATACATCACCGTTGCCTTAGTGGGGTTACGCCTGTTATTGAAGGTAGTAAACGAAGATTTTGTCCCACCAGAATGGGTAATGATTACCGCGATCGCTCTAATTTTAACTTGGGGATTTGCCAAACGCACTCTCACAGAAGCACCCCAAGTAGAAGCAGAAAAGAGTGAAGTAACGAAGTGAGGGAATGGGGACTGTTAAGAAGCAGGGGTGCAGAAGAGAAAAATCCAATGCCCCACTCCCTACTTCTAGGCTGTTGACTTGGATGAGATTTACCCATGTCATCATCGGTGAACCAAATTAAATGAGTAATGAGTAATGAGTAATGAGTAAATACCCATTACTTATTACTCATTACTTAAAGAAGGAAAGGATTAGGCATGAATTTTTAACCCCTGAAAAGGTACAAAGTCAACACCCTACTCCCTACTCCCCACTCCCCACTCCCTACTCTACTATTCGTGCAACCAAGGTGTTAAATGAGGTTGCCAATTAACTAATTCTGCATCTGTGAACCACAGGCTGACTTCTCGTACAGCAGTTTCTGGTGCATCAGAACCGTGGATCAGATTACGACCAATATTAATGCCGAAATCGCCCCGAATGGTTCCTGGTTCTGCGGTTAGGGGATTTGTCGCACCAATCATTTTTCTGGCAGCAGCAATTACACCATCGCCTTCCCATACCATCGCTACCACTGGGCCAGAAGTGATAAATTCAACTAGACTGGGAAAGAATGGTCTTTCGCGGTGTACATCATAGTGCTTTTCAGCCAATTCGCGGCTGACTTGCAAAAACTTCAAACCAACCAGGGTAAAACCTTTGGTTTCAAAACGACGGATAATTTCACCTACCAGTCCACGCTGTACGCCGTCAGGTTTAATTGCTAAGAATGTGCGTTCCAAAGCTATCTCCCAAAAATTAATAAAATTCTTATTTAGTCAATAGTCAAGAGTCTATAGTTCAAAGTCCATAGCTTCAGAGTCTTGCCTAATGACTAATAACTAATCACTAATGACTAATGACCAATCAGAGTTTATCTCAGAAATTATCTCTGAGTGCATATACGTTGCCAAATTAATGCGTTAAATTGTTTATTCGTGGGTGAAACACAGAGGTCAGACATGGGTGTTGAGTCAACTGCTACATCAGATGAGGTGGTAAAAGTACCCTCCAACGGCAACAAGCTAGAAGGAAAAGGTCATAAACAGAAAAAGCTGTTACCATCCAGTACCGGAGATGTATCTCGCGCTTGGAAAATTGAGGATAGTGAAGCTTTATACCGGATTGAAGGTTGGGGACAGCCTTATTTTTCGATTAATGCTGCCGGTCATGTGACTGTTTCTCCCAAGGGCGATCGCGGGGGTTCTCTGGATTTATTTGAGTTGGTTAACGCTTTAAAACAGCGTAATTTGGGGCTACCCTTACTGATTCGCTTTTCGGATATTTTAGAAGACCGCATTGAAAGGTTAAATGCTTGTTTTGCGAAAGCGATCGCCCGCTACAATTACCCTGGTGTATATCGTGGCGTGTTTCCTGTCAAGTGCAATCAACAACGGCATTTGATCGAAGATTTGGTGAGATTTGGCAAGCCCCATCAGTTTGGTTTAGAGGCTGGTTCTAAACCAGAATTAATGATTGCCTTAGCTTTATTGGATACCCCAGGCGCATTACTCGTTTGCAACGGCTACAAAGACCGGGAATACATCGAAACGGCAATGTTAGCCCAAAAACTAGGGCAAACGCCAATTATCGTCTTAGAGCAGGTAGAAGAAGTCGATTTGGTGATTGCGGCTAGTCATCAGTTGGGAATTAAACCAATTTTGGGTGTACGTGCCAAATTAAGTACCCAAGGGATGGGACGCTGGGGAACATCCACAGGCGATCGCGCTAAGTTTGGGTTGACAATTCCCGAAATTATCCAGGCAGTTGACAAGTTGCGGGACGCTGATTTGCTGGGTTCTTTACAGTTGTTGCACTTCCATATCGGCTCGCAAATTTCTGCAATTAATGTGATTAAAGATGCCATTCAAGAGGCTAGCCGCATTTACGTGGAACTAGCAGCCCAAGGTGCAGATATGAAATATCTCGATGTGGGCGGTGGCTTGGGTGTAGATTATGACGGTTCTCAAACCAACTTCTATGCCTCGAAAAACTACAATATGCAGAACTATGCTAACGATATCGTGGCAGAGTTAAAAGATACCTGTGCAGAACGGCAAATACCCGTACCTACCCTGATTAGTGAAAGTGGTCGAGCGATCGCTTCCCATCAATCGGTGCTGATTTTTGATATTCTCAGTACCAGTGATGTCCCCCTAGATGTCCCAGAACCACCACAAGAGGGCGAGTCCCCAGTCATCAAATACCTGTGGGAAACCTACCAATCCATCAATGTAGAGAACTATCAAGAGTTCTACCACGACGCAGCCCAATTTAAAGAAGAAGCCATCAGCCGCTTTAATTTAGGTATTTTGCGTCTCAGGGAACGAGCCAAAGCTGAACGTTTGTACTGGGCTTGCTGCCAGAAAATACTAAACATTATTCGTCAGCATGATTACGTACCCGACGAATTGGAAGACCTAGAAAAAATCATGGCTTCCATCTACTACGTCAATCTATCGGTGTTTCAATCAGCACCAGACTGTTGGGCGATCGATCAGCTATTTCCAATTATGCCCATTCATCGTTTAGACGAAGAACCAACACGGCGAGGTATCTTAGCAGACCTCACCTGCGACAGCGATGGCAAAATCGACCGCTTTATTGACTTACGTGATGTCAAATCAGTTCTGGAACTACACCCCTTCCAAGCAGGGGAACCCTACTACCTGGGAATGTTCCTCAATGGTGCGTACCAGGAAATCATGGGCAACTTACACAACTTATTTGGCGATACCAACGCTGTTCATATCCAATTGACCCCCAAAGGCTATCAAATTGAACACGTAGTTAAAGGCGACACCATGAGCGAAGTTGTCAGCTATGTGCAGTATGATTCCGAGGATATGGTGGAAAACATCCGTCAGCGTTGTGAGAAAGCCTTAGAAGAAAAACGTATCACTCTAGCTGAATCTCAACGACTCCTGCAAACCTACGAACAGAGTCTTAGAAGATACACATATCTTAATAGCTAGGGACTGGGGACTGGGGACTGGGGACTGGGGACTGGGTTTTAAGAATAAATACCTCCCTTATCTCCCTTGTCTCCCTTGTCTCCCTTGTCTCACAGGCTTCCTAGCTGCTCACTTCTATCTTCTAACCGGAAGTTCCCAGCAACTCTTCAATCGCTTGCCGTTCCACTGGGGTAGTCTCTGGTGGTGTCTGTCTTGCGTCGGTAATTAACCAGTCTAAAGCCGCAGCTTGGACATCAATGGCTGCACCTGTTTTATCTACGCAATAACGTCCAAACACCAACTTATCAACCAGTCTCACACCTGCGCCCAAACGTGACCATTCAAAGATGACACTGTTATCCACAGTCGCGCCACTGCATATCCAGCAGTTAGGGCCAATCATCGCCGGTCCGACGATTTTCGCTCCATCTTCGATTCTGGTCATACCACCAATATAAACGGGGCCTGTGATATCCACTTTGTCCCAATTCACCGCCACATTTAAACCAGTGTAGATACCAGGCGCTACTTCATGGCCAGGAATCTGCACGTTTTTGATTTCACCCAACAATACACCGCGAATGGCTCGCCAGTAGTCTGGGACTTTACCGATATCCACCCATTCAAAATCCATCGGAATGGCGTAGAAAGGCGCACCAATTTCTACCAATTTGGGAAATAATTGACCACCAATGTCATATTCCACACCAGAAGGTATGTATTTAAATACCTCTGGCTCAAAAATGTAAATACCCGTGTTGATATTGGTGCTAAGTGCTTCCTCTACAGAGGGTTTTTCTTGGAACGCTTTTACACGACCTTCTTCGTCGGTGACGACTACACCGTAACTAGAAACTTCTTCTAAGGGGACAGTTTTGGAAATGATGGTTGCAATTGACCCTTTTGATTTGTGCCACTTGACTGCTGCTGTCAAATCCAGGTCAATTAAGGCATCGCCGCACAATACGACAAAGGTATCATCAAAAAATGGTGAGAAGTCTTGGATGCGGCGCATTCCTCCGGCTGAACCAATGGCTTCCCCTACGAGTTTACCGTCGTCGTCGATTTTTCCTTCAAAGGAATAGGCAATCTGTACTCCAAAACGTTGACCGTCACGGAAATAGTTTTCAATTTCCTCCGCCAAATGGCTGACGTTGACCATAATTTGGTCAAAACCATGTTGGCGTAAAAGTTCCAGTAAAAACTCCATCACTGGCTTTTGCAGGATGGGAATCATCGGTTTGGGAATTGTATAGGTAATCGGACGGACACGAGTACCTTTACCTGCTGCGAGAATCATCGCTTTCATAAAAGTTTATTCCTCAACCACCAGCCAGTTTACTTTTAATGAGTGATACTTAATCATCAGTTTTAATTTCTGTTCTAAGTTACCCCTGACAACAGGGATAACAGGAATTTACCGATTATTGCAACCAAGAGACAAGTCATAGTCATCTTTTTAATTTAATCGGATTTTTGCTGTGACTGAAGTACAACTGGTAAATTCCCCGAATATTTTATCTTGCTTTTGCTAGAAATTCTTTTAGCTCGTCGATTGTGGCAAAATTGGGTCGGTGTGATTGGCATCTGTAATTAACCGAATTTTGATATCTTGGTAAAATTCTTCTTGAAACAGCTCTACTTTAGATTGTGCCGATAGCAGTAGTAAAGCCCAGAAAACGCTGACTATATGACTATTTTCTGATTCATGGTGGGAAGGATCTTGTTGTGCTGGCTTTGTCTGCGTCCACAATTGCACAAGCTGTTCCAGATTCAGGAAATTTTGTTCTAACAGTATTTCGCTCGCGGAACTACGCAATACTTGTTCTAGTTCACCAGCCACTTCCGTCAAATTTTCCTGGTGTGCTAACTCCAGCGCCTCTCGCATAGTTTTGACACTGGGCTGACGCTTGATACGAGCAGGTTTACTGACTTTCTGCACCAGTTTTAGCTGGTTCGCCATGATTTGTAGTTGCTCGATTAACTCTGGTAGAGTCACACGGCGTTTTGGTGGTGGCATGGCGGCGGGGCGACGACGCAAATATCGCTCTAGTTGTAAACGATGACCTTGATGCAATAATCCGTTTTCAATATCTAGGAGAGTATCATCTATGACATCTTCTAGTTCTTCGGTTGCTGTTGACAATTGCATCAAAGTATTTGCTTTGAATAAAACTAACATTGACGCTGATAAAAAAGCCTGTCCAGATT carries:
- a CDS encoding amidase, with translation MNETDLAFTPALELAQLIRRREISPLELVEIYLNRIQQLNPQLGSYFTVTADLAIADATAKTELLTTAAELPAFFGVPISIKDLNAVAGVPCTYGSPALLDNIPEFDDGVVTRIKQAGFIILGKTATSELGSFPYTEPTGFPPARNPWNLEYTPGGSSGGAAAAVAAGLCAIAQGSDGGGSIRGPAACCGLVGIKPARGRVSKAPVGDRLAGLGVNGPIARTVADAAAMLDSISGYITGDPYWLPDPEPSFLTAAQTPPGSLRIAFATDIPPLGAADANCQQAVLHTVKLLAELGHQVEEKSLDFSALVEPFQIVWQSGIAAAGIPPEVLQPVNRWLLSRVGTVGEYIQAVYKMQIVARQIVAFFDTVDVVILPVYLHSPIRVGEWANLSPEDTFQQIVNWVAPCPPANATGQPAIALPVGFDSNGLPMSVQLIGKPAAEATIISLAAQLEAANPWIHHRPGLVV
- a CDS encoding bile acid:sodium symporter family protein, producing the protein MQANLLTNVILPLSLAIIMLGMGLSLQPKDFQRVTKYPKAVSVGLVSQLIVLPIIGFCIAKTVPMQPVIAVGLIILALCPGGVSSNMVTYLARGDVALSVTLTVLSSIITIFTIPIFANLALQHFLGQGAAIALPIGSTMLQIFLITMVPIGLGMYIRQRFTDTALRLEKVTNRLAIALLALIILLILIREWNRLPEFIVQVGIGVVMLNLISILAGFFLSKLFQLNIAQQICIAIEVGFQNGTLAIAITAGLLNNPDMAVPGAIYGLFMNFTGFAIISYGRKLFATNSMSRDLVGKV
- a CDS encoding TerC family protein — protein: MLDQIFDYLHFHLSIEASIVLLILIFLEAVLSADNAIALAAIAQGLEDKKLERQALNIGLVVAYVLRITLLLTATWVQKFWQFELLGAAYLLWLVFQHFTSEEAEGEHHHGPRFTSLWQAIPVIAFTDLAFSLDSVTTAIAVSQEKWLVLTGTTIGIITLRFMAGLFIRWLDEFENLEDAGYITVALVGLRLLLKVVNEDFVPPEWVMITAIALILTWGFAKRTLTEAPQVEAEKSEVTK
- the ndk gene encoding nucleoside-diphosphate kinase; protein product: MERTFLAIKPDGVQRGLVGEIIRRFETKGFTLVGLKFLQVSRELAEKHYDVHRERPFFPSLVEFITSGPVVAMVWEGDGVIAAARKMIGATNPLTAEPGTIRGDFGINIGRNLIHGSDAPETAVREVSLWFTDAELVNWQPHLTPWLHE
- the speA gene encoding biosynthetic arginine decarboxylase, with translation MGVESTATSDEVVKVPSNGNKLEGKGHKQKKLLPSSTGDVSRAWKIEDSEALYRIEGWGQPYFSINAAGHVTVSPKGDRGGSLDLFELVNALKQRNLGLPLLIRFSDILEDRIERLNACFAKAIARYNYPGVYRGVFPVKCNQQRHLIEDLVRFGKPHQFGLEAGSKPELMIALALLDTPGALLVCNGYKDREYIETAMLAQKLGQTPIIVLEQVEEVDLVIAASHQLGIKPILGVRAKLSTQGMGRWGTSTGDRAKFGLTIPEIIQAVDKLRDADLLGSLQLLHFHIGSQISAINVIKDAIQEASRIYVELAAQGADMKYLDVGGGLGVDYDGSQTNFYASKNYNMQNYANDIVAELKDTCAERQIPVPTLISESGRAIASHQSVLIFDILSTSDVPLDVPEPPQEGESPVIKYLWETYQSINVENYQEFYHDAAQFKEEAISRFNLGILRLRERAKAERLYWACCQKILNIIRQHDYVPDELEDLEKIMASIYYVNLSVFQSAPDCWAIDQLFPIMPIHRLDEEPTRRGILADLTCDSDGKIDRFIDLRDVKSVLELHPFQAGEPYYLGMFLNGAYQEIMGNLHNLFGDTNAVHIQLTPKGYQIEHVVKGDTMSEVVSYVQYDSEDMVENIRQRCEKALEEKRITLAESQRLLQTYEQSLRRYTYLNS
- a CDS encoding sugar phosphate nucleotidyltransferase; the encoded protein is MKAMILAAGKGTRVRPITYTIPKPMIPILQKPVMEFLLELLRQHGFDQIMVNVSHLAEEIENYFRDGQRFGVQIAYSFEGKIDDDGKLVGEAIGSAGGMRRIQDFSPFFDDTFVVLCGDALIDLDLTAAVKWHKSKGSIATIISKTVPLEEVSSYGVVVTDEEGRVKAFQEKPSVEEALSTNINTGIYIFEPEVFKYIPSGVEYDIGGQLFPKLVEIGAPFYAIPMDFEWVDIGKVPDYWRAIRGVLLGEIKNVQIPGHEVAPGIYTGLNVAVNWDKVDITGPVYIGGMTRIEDGAKIVGPAMIGPNCWICSGATVDNSVIFEWSRLGAGVRLVDKLVFGRYCVDKTGAAIDVQAAALDWLITDARQTPPETTPVERQAIEELLGTSG
- a CDS encoding segregation/condensation protein A, giving the protein MDTSELLETITLLIEQAERGEIDPWDVQVIEVIDNYLELMTPKTTARGYEADLSQSGQAFLSASMLVLFKANTLMQLSTATEELEDVIDDTLLDIENGLLHQGHRLQLERYLRRRPAAMPPPKRRVTLPELIEQLQIMANQLKLVQKVSKPARIKRQPSVKTMREALELAHQENLTEVAGELEQVLRSSASEILLEQNFLNLEQLVQLWTQTKPAQQDPSHHESENSHIVSVFWALLLLSAQSKVELFQEEFYQDIKIRLITDANHTDPILPQSTS